Proteins encoded within one genomic window of Deltaproteobacteria bacterium:
- a CDS encoding type II toxin-antitoxin system VapC family toxin: protein MFYIDTSVIVAYYYPEPLSEKAEAFLMTHMRPTISSLPEVEMFSALSRKVREGGLSRKNAATIVAKFLGHVDGHFYTHLFAKPHHYRLARDWIGLFNSNLKTLDALHLAIAHMEGLTFVTADQGLAESAKVLPLDVVLLKK, encoded by the coding sequence ATGTTTTACATCGATACCAGTGTGATCGTGGCTTATTATTATCCGGAACCGTTGAGTGAAAAGGCCGAAGCCTTTCTTATGACCCATATGCGTCCGACCATCAGCTCCTTACCCGAGGTAGAAATGTTTTCGGCGCTTTCCAGGAAGGTTCGGGAGGGCGGACTGTCCCGGAAGAATGCCGCCACCATCGTCGCTAAATTCCTCGGCCACGTGGATGGCCACTTTTATACCCATCTTTTTGCTAAACCGCATCATTACCGATTAGCCAGGGATTGGATCGGACTTTTCAATTCAAACTTAAAGACGCTGGATGCCCTGCATTTGGCGATTGCTCATATGGAAGGTTTGACCTTTGTAACCGCCGATCAGGGACTTGCGGAATCGGCCAAAGTCCTCCCGCTGGATGTCGTGCTGCTGAAAAAGTGA
- a CDS encoding type II toxin-antitoxin system prevent-host-death family antitoxin, whose product MEINVKEARSKFSSILDQVQQGDEVIIRRWGKEIARLVPPRGGGKSLPDLKKFRAALRVKGESLSMVVKRGRTEERY is encoded by the coding sequence ATGGAGATAAATGTGAAAGAGGCCCGAAGCAAATTCAGCTCGATCCTCGATCAAGTGCAACAAGGAGACGAAGTAATCATCCGTCGCTGGGGAAAGGAAATTGCCCGTCTCGTGCCGCCCAGAGGTGGGGGAAAAAGTTTGCCGGACTTAAAAAAATTTAGAGCCGCGCTTCGAGTTAAGGGCGAGTCTTTGAGTATGGTTGTAAAACGGGGAAGGACCGAGGAACGTTATTGA